Proteins co-encoded in one Oncorhynchus kisutch isolate 150728-3 linkage group LG1, Okis_V2, whole genome shotgun sequence genomic window:
- the LOC109901933 gene encoding myosin regulatory light chain 2, ventricular/cardiac muscle isoform, with protein MAPKKAKKKSADSNSNVFSIFEQSQIQEFKEAFTIMDQNRDGFIDKNDLRDTFAALGRLNVKQEEIDEMLKEASGPVNFTIFLTMFGEKLKGADPEETILNAFKVFDPEGKGVLRKDFVTEMLTTQADRFSPEEMEQMFAAFPPDVAGNLDYKNLVHIITHGEEKDQE; from the exons ATG GCACCCAAAAAGGCAAAGAAGAAGTCAGCGGATTCTAACTCCAATGTGTTTTCGATTTTTGAGCAGTCTCAGATCCAGGAGTTCAAGGAG GCCTTCACCATCATGGACCAGAACAGAGATGGATTCATTGACAAAAATGACCTGAGGGACACCTTTGCTGCACTGG GGCGGCTCAACGTGAAGCAGGAGGAGATAGATGAGATGCTGAAAGAGGCGTCCGGCCCCGTCAACTTCACCATCTTCCTCACCATGTTCGGGGAGAAGCTGAAAG GCGCTGATCCAGAGGAGACTATCCTCAATGCTTTTAAAGTATTTGACCCCGAAGGAAAAGGGGTCCTGAGGAAGGACTT TGTGACAGAGATGCTGACGACACAAGCGGACAGATTTTCTCCTGAAGAG ATGGAGCAGATGTTTGCAGCCTTCCCACCAGACGTGGCAGGAAATCTAGACTACAAAAACCTTGTGCACATCATCACACACGGAGAAGAGAAGGACCAGGAGTAA